In Antechinus flavipes isolate AdamAnt ecotype Samford, QLD, Australia chromosome 3, AdamAnt_v2, whole genome shotgun sequence, a genomic segment contains:
- the TRAPPC3 gene encoding trafficking protein particle complex subunit 3 isoform X1, producing the protein MSRQANRGTESKKMSSELFTLTYGALVTQLCKDYENDEDVNKQLDKMGYNIGVRLIEDFLARSNVGRCHDFRETADVIAKVAFKMYLGITPSITNWSPAGDEFSLILENNPLVDFVELPDNHSSLIYSNLLCGVLRGALEMVQMAVDVKFVQDTLKGDGVTEIRMRFIKRIEDNLPAGEE; encoded by the exons AGTTCTGAGCTTTTTACCCTGACCTATGGAGCTCTGGTCACCCAGCTTTGCAAGGACTACGAAAATGATGAAGATGTGAACAAACAGCTGGACAAAAT GGGCTACAATATTGGTGTCCGATTGATTGAAGATTTCCTGGCTCGGTCAAATGTTGGCAGATGCCATGACTTTCGGGAAACAGCAGATGTTATCGCCAAG GTAGCATTTAAAATGTACCTGGGCATCACCCCGAGCATCACCAACTGGAGCCCTGCTGGTGACGAATTCTCCCTGATCTTGGAAAACAATCCTCTGGTCGATTTCGTGGAGCTTCCTGATAACCACTCATCCCTCATTTATTCCAATCTCCTATGTGGGGTGTTGAGGGGAGCTCTGGAAATG GTCCAGATGGCAGTGGACGTGAAGTTTGTTCAGGACACACTGAAAGGAGACGGGGTAACAGAAATCAGGATGCGATTCATCAAGCGAATTGAGGATAATCTCCCTGCAGGAGAAGAGTAA
- the TRAPPC3 gene encoding trafficking protein particle complex subunit 3 isoform X2, giving the protein MSSELFTLTYGALVTQLCKDYENDEDVNKQLDKMGYNIGVRLIEDFLARSNVGRCHDFRETADVIAKVAFKMYLGITPSITNWSPAGDEFSLILENNPLVDFVELPDNHSSLIYSNLLCGVLRGALEMVQMAVDVKFVQDTLKGDGVTEIRMRFIKRIEDNLPAGEE; this is encoded by the exons AGTTCTGAGCTTTTTACCCTGACCTATGGAGCTCTGGTCACCCAGCTTTGCAAGGACTACGAAAATGATGAAGATGTGAACAAACAGCTGGACAAAAT GGGCTACAATATTGGTGTCCGATTGATTGAAGATTTCCTGGCTCGGTCAAATGTTGGCAGATGCCATGACTTTCGGGAAACAGCAGATGTTATCGCCAAG GTAGCATTTAAAATGTACCTGGGCATCACCCCGAGCATCACCAACTGGAGCCCTGCTGGTGACGAATTCTCCCTGATCTTGGAAAACAATCCTCTGGTCGATTTCGTGGAGCTTCCTGATAACCACTCATCCCTCATTTATTCCAATCTCCTATGTGGGGTGTTGAGGGGAGCTCTGGAAATG GTCCAGATGGCAGTGGACGTGAAGTTTGTTCAGGACACACTGAAAGGAGACGGGGTAACAGAAATCAGGATGCGATTCATCAAGCGAATTGAGGATAATCTCCCTGCAGGAGAAGAGTAA